In the Parasteatoda tepidariorum isolate YZ-2023 chromosome 3, CAS_Ptep_4.0, whole genome shotgun sequence genome, one interval contains:
- the LOC107448460 gene encoding zinc finger CCCH domain-containing protein 14 — MEKSQSEVTDKIRHSIKEKLKKMNTFVDDELPEYIMILIANKRSKHHMEKDLSLFLGNQTGEFTNWLWDLVSAFKTGGKTKSSKSNLSLDSQNIEEDDVLSYDPTEQDESLFLEEVNESPADKENTSKTEKSEDSKIALSSDEEIPENPYISLSAADKVQQKITIKREIDDSNISKNEVSKTSSNGQSLQKSAKVYPMQRMKPASNTAPTKESVSVKSSELPKTEYSGVASVVCFTQRKYGGATAALQANKLLLRAVNDATKSVLSGKNIKDYYKPTPIIELAENKMPDGEINEIVHTEKKAFDGLINDQDTKLVKYEMQEPNTDNSENTTSRKIVSLNSVEIGIFDGDSSHQLSTSDHKPVKIEEENAVTPHFIVTLDGVNFSSVKRKRSIISEEEPMDIDEEEEDYDEVPEQNDEKKMKIAERCKYWPACKNNVECAYHHPTVPCKSFPNCKFGDKCLYIHPNCKFDARCSKRDCPYTHCSIRKYPIAPIAVIKPLKIQKSKIVCKYYPRCTAKSCPFIHPKLCKFGTQCHAPKCPFGHFQIPNRSQMKWKAV, encoded by the coding sequence atggaaaaaagtcAAAGTGAAGTGACTGATAAAATTAGACATTCAATTAAagagaaattgaagaaaatgaacACATTTGTTGATGATGAACTTCCTGAGTATATAATGATTTTGATCGCAAATAAACGCAGCAAACATCATATGGAAAAAGATTTATCCTTATTTTTGGGAAATCAAACAGGTGAATTTACTAATTGGCTTTGGGACTTAGTAAGTGCATTTAAAACTGGTGGAAAAACCAAAAGTTCTAAATCTAACCTTAGTTTGGATTCGCAAAATATTGAAGAAGACGATGTTTTGAGTTACGATCCGACAGAACAAGATGAGTCTTTATTCTTGGAAGAGGTAAACGAATCACCTGCTGATAAAGAAAATACatctaaaactgaaaaatctgAAGATTCAAAAATTGCATTGTCAAGTGATGAGGAAATACCTGAGAATCCCTATATATCTCTAAGTGCTGCTGATAAAGTTCAAcagaaaattacaataaaacgtGAAATAGAtgattctaatatttctaaaaatgaagtATCAAAAACTTCATCCAATGGTCAATCGTTGCAAAAGTCAGCTAAAGTGTATCCTATGCAACGAATGAAACCAGCTTCCAATACTGCTCCTACAAAAGAAAGTGTTTCAGTTAAATCATCTGAGCTCCCCAAGACAGAATATAGTGGTGTAGCTAGTGTAGTTTGTTTTACCCAAAGGAAATATGGTGGAGCTACTGCTGCGCTTCAAGCTAATAAACTGTTGTTAAGAGCTGTTAATGATGCTACAAAGTCTGTATTAAGtggcaaaaatataaaagattattataaaCCAACTCCTATCATAGAATTGGCTGAAAACAAAATGCCTGATGGGGAAATCAATGAAATTGTTCACACGGAAAAAAAGGCTTTTGATGGTTTAATTAATGATCAAGATACTAAGTTAGTAAAGTATGAAATGCAAGAGCCTAATACTGATAATTCAGAAAATACTACATCAAGAAAGATTGTAAGTTTAAATTCTGTTGAAATTGGAATTTTCGATGGAGATTCATCTCATCAGTTAAGTACAAGTGACCATAAACCTgttaaaattgaagaagaaaatgcTGTTACTCCGCATTTTATTGTGACTTTAGATGGTGTCAACTTCTCATCGGTGAAAAGAAAGAGAAGCATCATTTCTGAAGAAGAGCCTATGGATATTGATGAAGAGGAAGAAGACTATGATGAAGTACCTGAGCAAAACGATGAAAAGAAGATGAAGATAGCTGAACGATGCAAATACTGGCCTGCgtgtaaaaataatgttgaatgTGCATATCATCATCCAACGGTACCTTGCAAAAGTTTTCCAAATTGCAAGTTTGGTGACAAATGTCTTTATATACATCCTAATTGTAAATTCGATGCTAGGTGTAGCAAACGAGACTGTCCTTATACTCACTGCAGTATTCGAAAATATCCTATTGCACCGATTGCAGTTATCAAACCACTAAAGATTCAGAAGTCCAAAATTGTATGCAAATATTATCCACGGTGTACAGCTAAATCTTGTCCATTTATTCATCCTAAATTATGTAAGTTTGGTACTCAGTGTCATGCACCCAAATGCCCTTTTGGTCATTTTCAAATTCCTAATCGAAGTCAAATGAAGTGGAAAGCAGTTTGA
- the LOC107448440 gene encoding pre-mRNA-processing-splicing factor 8, translating into MLGHPYVMGMIAQQQAFAAQLAHAQAQVQMQQQQMQQQQQILKQPEILSEEKLQEKARKWQQLQSKRYAEKRKFGFVDAQKEDMPPEHIRKIIRDHGDMSSRKYRHDKRVYLGALKYMPHAVLKLMENMPMPWEQIRDVKVLYHITGAITFVNEIPWVIEPVYISQWGTMWIMMRREKRDRRHFKRMRFPPFDDEEPPLDYADNILDVEPLEAIQMELDSEEDSQVCKWFYDHKPLVDTKHVNGTTYRRWNLALPQLATLYRLANQLLTDLVDDNYFYLFDLKSFFTAKALNMSIPGGPKFEPLIKDASPADEDWNEFNDINKIIIRQPIRTEYRIAFPYLYNNLPHYVHLSWYHAPNVVFIKTEDPDLPAFYFDPLINPISHRHAVKGAEPLPDDDEDFELPEFVQPFLQDCPLYTDNTANGIALLWAPRPFNLRSGRTRRAIDVPLVKSWYREHCPPGMPVKVRVSYQKLLKYYVLNALKHRPPKPQKKRYLFRSFKSTKFFQTTTLDWVEVGLHVCRQGYNMLNLLIHRKNLNYLHLDYNFNLKPVKTLTTKERKKSRFGNAFHLCREILRLTKLVVDSHVQYRLNNVDAFQLADGLQYIFAHVGQLTGMYRYKYKLMRQIRMCKDLKHLIYYRFNTGPIGKGPGCGFWAPGWRVWLFFMRGVTPLLERWLGNLLSRQFEGRHSKGVAKTVTKQRVESHFDLELRASVMHDILDMMPEGMKQNKARTILQHLSEAWRCWKANIPWKVPGLPTPIENMILRYVKMKADWWTNTAHYNRERIRRGATVDKTVCKKNLGRLTRLYLKAEQERQHNYLKDGPYISAEEAVAIYTTTVHWLESRRFSPIPFPPLSYKHDTKLLILALERLKEAYSVKSRLNQSQREELGLIEQAYDNPHEALSRIKRHLLTHRQFKEVGIEFMDLYSHLIPVYDVEPLEKITDAYLDQYLWYEADKRRLFPPWIKPADSEPPPLLVYKWCQGINNLQDVWDTSEGECCVMLESRYEKMYEKIDLTLLNRLLRLIVDHNIADYMTAKSNVVINYKDMNHTNSYGIIRGLQFASFIVQYYGLVLDLLVLGLQRASEMAGPPQMPNDFLTYKDVATETTHPIRLYSRYIERMHIFFRFTAEDARDLIQRYLTQHPDPNNENIVGYNNKKCWPRDARMRLMKHDVNLGRAVFWDIKNRLPRSVTTVQWESSFVSVYSKDNPNLLFNMSGFECRILPKCRMTHEEFTHKDGVWNLQNEVTKERTAQCFLRVDDESMQRFHNRVRQILMASGSTTFTKIVNKWNTALIGLMTYFREAVVNTQELLDLLVKCENKIQTRIKIGLNSKMPSRFPPVVFYTPKELGGLGMLSMGHVLIPQSDLRWSKQTDVGITHFRSGMSHDEDQVIPNLYRYIQPWESEFIDSQRVWAEYALKRQEALAQNRRLTLEDLEDSWDRGIPRINTLFQKDRHTLAYDKGWRVRTDFKQYQVLKQNPFWWTHQRHDGKLWNLNNYRTDMIQALGGVEGILEHTLFKGTYFPTWEGLFWEKASGFEESMKYKKLTNAQRSGLNQIPNRRFTLWWSPTINRANVYVGFQVQLDLTGIFMHGKIPTLKISLIQIFRAHLWQKIHESIVMDLCQVFDQELDALEIETVQKETIHPRKSYKMNSSCADILLFAAYKWSCSRPSLLADSKDTMDVTTTQKYWIDVQLRWGDYDSHDIERYARAKFLDYTTDNMSIYPSPTGVLIAIDLAYNLHSAYGNWFPGAKPLIQQAMAKIMKANPALYVLRERIRKGLQLYSSEPTEPYLSSQNYGELFSNQIIWFVDDTNVYRVTIHKTFEGNLTTKPINGAIFIFNPRTGQLFLKIIHTSVWAGQKRLGQLAKWKTAEEVAALIRSLPVEEQPKQIIVTRKGMLDPLEVHLLDFPNIVIKGSELQLPFQACLKVEKFGDLILKATEPQMVLFNLYDDWLKTISSYTAFSRLILILRALHVNNERTKVILKPDKTTVTELHHIWPSLSDEEWIKVEVQLKDLILADYGKKNNVNVASLTQSEIRDIILGMEISAPSAQRQQIAEIEKQTKEQTQLTATTTRTINKHGDEIITSTTSNYEKDTFASKTEWRVRAISATNLHLRTNHIYVSSDDIKETGYTYILPKNILKKFIIVSDLRTQIAGYLYGVSPADQPQVKEIRCIVMAPQWGTHQMVHLPNLLPNHEYLQEMEPLGWIHTQPNELPQLSPQDVTTHASIMNDNPTWDGEKTIVITCSFTPGSCSLTAYKLTPSGYDWGRQNTDRGNNPKGYLPSHYERVQMLLTHRFLGFFMVPAQGSWNYNFMGVRHDVGMKYDLQLANPKEFYHELHRLSHFLNFSNIEDSEGVGADREDHFS; encoded by the coding sequence atgctaggCCATCCTTATGTGATGGGCATGATAGCCCAACAGCAGGCGTTTGCTGCTCAGCTAGCCCATGCACAGGCTCAAGTTCAGATGCAGCAACAACAAATGCAACAGCAGcagcaaatattaaaacagcCTGAAATACTATCCGAAGAAAAGCTTCAGGAGAAAGCTAGAAAGTGGCAGCAACTGCAAAGTAAGAGGTATGCTGAAAAACGTAAATTTGGTTTTGTTGATGCCCAAAAAGAAGATATGCCCCCTGAGcatatcagaaaaattattcgTGATCATGGTGACATGAGTAGTAGAAAATATCGCCATGATAAAAGAGTTTATTTGGgagctttaaaatatatgccTCATGCAGTTTTGAAACTAATGGAGAATATGCCAATGCCTTGGGAACAGATCCGCGATGTTAAAGTGTTATACCACATAACAGGTGCCATAACATTCGTCAATGAAATCCCTTGGGTAATTGAACCTGTATATATTTCTCAATGGGGAACTATGTGGATTATGATGCGAAGAGAAAAACGAGATAGGCGACACTTTAAACGTATGAGATTCCCACCATTCGACGATGAAGAACCACCTCTAGATTATGCTGATAACATTCTTGATGTGGAACCTCTTGAAGCCATTCAGATGGAATTAGATTCAGAAGAAGATTCACAAGTATGCAAGTGGTTTTATGATCATAAACCATTAGTTGATACCAAACATGTCAATGGTACAACTTATCGTCGTTGGAATTTGGCTCTCCCTCAACTTGCAACTTTATATCGACTTGCAAATCAGCTGTTGACAGATTTAGttgatgataattatttttatctatttgatCTCAAATCATTCTTCACAGCAAAAGCGCTCAATATGTCTATCCCTGGTGGACCAAAGTTTGAACCTTTAATCAAAGATGCAAGTCCTGCTGATGAAGATTGGAACGAGTTCAATGAcatcaacaaaattattatacgtCAGCCTATACGTACAGAGTATCGAATTGCTTTCCCATATCTGTATAATAATTTACCTCATTATGTACATCTCTCTTGGTATCATGCACCCAATGTAGTGTTCATTAAAACAGAAGATCCTGATTTGcctgcattttattttgatccTTTGATTAATCCTATATCTCACAGACATGCTGTAAAAGGAGCAGAACCTTTACCAGATGATGATGAAGATTTTGAACTTCCAGAATTTGTTCAACCATTTCTTCAAGATTGCCCTTTGTATACTGATAATACAGCAAATGGCATTGCACTTCTATGGGCACCTAGGCCATTCAATTTGCGTTCTGGTCGAACCAGAAGAGCCATTGATGTTCCACTTGTAAAATCTTGGTATCGCGAACATTGTCCTCCTGGAATGCCTGTTAAAGTAAGAGTATCTTATCAAAAGTTACTGAAGTATTATGTCTTAAATGCTCTTAAACATAGACCTCCTAAACCtcaaaagaaaagatatttgttCAGATCATTTAAGTCTACCAAATTCTTCCAAACAACTACTCTTGATTGGGTAGAAGTAGGCCTTCATGTTTGCCGTCAAGGTTATAACATGTTGAATTTACTTATTCatcgaaaaaatttgaactaccTTCATTTAGATTATAATTTCAATCTGAAGCCTGTTAAAACTTTAACTACCAAAGAAAGGAAGAAATCAAGATTCGGTAATGCTTTTCATTTATGTAGAGAAATACTTCGATTAACTAAGCTGGTTGTTGACAGTCACGTACAATATCGTTTGAATAATGTTGATGCATTCCAATTGGCAGATGGCTTGCAGTATATATTTGCTCATGTAGGTCAACTGACTGGCATGTATCGTTACAAATATAAACTTATGAGACAAATTCGAATGTGTAaagatttaaagcatttaatctACTATAGATTCAATACTGGACCGATTGGTAAAGGACCTGGCTGTGGCTTTTGGGCACCTGGATGGAgagtttggttattttttatgcGTGGTGTAACTCCACTCCTTGAAAGATGGCTGGGTAATTTACTTTCTCGTCAATTTGAAGGAAGACACTCTAAAGGTGTAGCTAAAACTGTAACTAAACAGCGTGTTGAAAGTCATTTTGATCTTGAGCTTAGAGCATCTGTTATGCATGATATATTAGATATGATGCCTGAGggtatgaaacaaaataaagccAGAACCATTTTGCAACATTTAAGTGAGGCATGGCGTTGCTGGAAAGCAAACATTCCTTGGAAAGTGCCTGGTTTGCCTACACCCATTGAGAACATGATATTACGTTATGTAAAAATGAAAGCGGATTGGTGGACCAATACGGCTCATTACAATCGTGAGAGAATAAGAAGAGGAGCCACAGTTGACAAAACTGTGTGCAAGAAAAATCTTGGACGATTGACTCGCTTATATTTGAAAGCTGAGCAGGAAAGACAACATAACTATTTGAAAGATGGGCCTTATATTAGTGCTGAAGAAGCAGTTGCTATATACACAACAACAGTCCATTGGTTAGAGAGCCGCAGATTTTCACCTATTCCATTCCCACCTCTTTCATATAAACATGATACTAAACTTCTCATTCTAGCTCTGGAGCGTCTTAAAGAGGCATACAGTGTAAAAAGTAGATTGAATCAATCCCAACGAGAAGAGTTGGGTTTGATTGAACAAGCTTATGATAATCCTCATGAAGCTCTTTCTCGTATCAAGCGTCATCTGTTAACTCACAGACAATTCAAAGAAGTTGGAATCGAGTTTATGGACCTGTATAGTCATTTGATACCTGTGTATGATGTTGAgccattagaaaaaattactgaTGCCTATCTTGATCAGTACCTTTGGTATGAAGCTGACAAAAGAAGATTGTTTCCTCCTTGGATTAAACCAGCTGACTCAGAACCTCCTCCACTCTTGGTTTATAAATGGTGTCAAGGGATTAATAACTTGCAAGATGTTTGGGACACTTCTGAAGGAGAATGTTGTGTAATGCTAGAGTCTCGCTATGAGAAAATGTACGAAAAGATAGATTTAACTCTATTGAATAGGCTTCTAAGATTGATTGTTGATCATAACATTGCTGATTACATGACAGCTAAGAGTAATGTAGTTATTAACTACAAAGATATGAATCATACTAATTCTTATGGAATAATAAGAGGACTTCAGTTTGCATCATTTATTGTGCAGTATTATGGCCTAGTTTTAGATCTTTTGGTATTGGGTCTTCAGAGAGCTAGTGAAATGGCGGGACCACCTCAAATGCCTAATGACTTTTTGACTTACAAGGATGTGGCTACTGAAACAACTCATCCCATTCGATTATATTCAAGATACATAGAGCGGATGCATATCTTTTTCCGTTTCACTGCAGAAGATGCTCGTGATTTAATACAGCGATATCTCACGCAACATCCTGATCCTAATAATGAGAACATTGTGGGATACAATAATAAGAAATGCTGGCCTAGGGATGCTAGAATGCGATTGATGAAACATGATGTTAATTTGGGCCGGGCTGTATTTTGGGACATCAAAAACAGGCTCCCACGTTCTGTTACAACTGTTCAGTGGGAAAGCAGTTTTGTTTCAGTGTACAGTAAAGATAATCCCAACTTGTTATTTAACATGAGTGGCTTTGAGTGTCGTATCCTTCCAAAATGTCGTATGACGCATGAAGAATTCACACATAAAGATGGTGTATGGAATTTACAAAATGAAGTAACCAAAGAAAGAACAGCCCAGTGTTTCTTACGAGTAGATGATGAATCTATGCAAAGATTCCATAATCGGGTTAGGCAAATTTTGATGGCATCTGGTTCAACAACATTTACTAAAATCGTGAACAAATGGAACACTGCCTTGATTGGTTTGATGACATATTTCAGAGAAGCTGTTGTTAATACCCAAGAACTTTTAGATTTACTTGTAAAATGTGAGAACAAAATTCAGACTCGAATAAAAATTGGTCTGAATTCAAAGATGCCCAGTCGATTTCCGCCAGTTGTATTTTACACCCCAAAAGAACTTGGTGGCCTTGGAATGTTATCCATGGGTCATGTGTTGATTCCACAGTCTGATCTAAGATGGTCAAAACAAACTGATGTTGGAATTACACATTTCCGATCAGGCATGAGCCATGATGAAGATCAAGTCATTCCTAACTTGTACCGTTACATTCAACCTTGGGAAAGTGAGTTTATTGATTCTCAAAGAGTATGGGCtgaatatgctttaaaaagacAAGAAGCTTTGGCTCAAAACCGACGTTTAACTCTTGAAGACTTAGAAGATAGTTGGGATCGTGGTATACCTAGAATTAATACCCTCTTTCAAAAAGACAGACATACTCTTGCTTATGACAAAGGGTGGAGAGTCCGTACTGATTTCAAGCAATATcaagttttgaaacaaaatccaTTTTGGTGGACTCATCAGAGACATGATGGTAAACTCTGGAATTTGAACAATTATCGTACTGATATGATCCAAGCATTAGGTGGTGTTGAAGGTATCTTAGAGCACACTTTATTCAAAGGTACATATTTTCCAACTTGGGAAGGATTGTTTTGGGAAAAAGCAAGTGGCTTTGAAGAATCTATGAAGTATAAGAAACTGACCAATGCGCAGAGATCTGGTTTGAATCAAATTCCAAATCGTAGATTCACTTTATGGTGGTCACCAACTATAAATAGAGCTAATGTTTACGTTGGTTTCCAAGTACAACTTGATTTGACTGGAATATTTATGCATGGTAAAATACcaactttgaaaatttcattgatcCAAATTTTCAGAGCCCATTTGTGgcaaaaaattcatgaaagcATTGTGATGGATCTTTGTCAAGTTTTTGATCAAGAGTTAGATGCTTTAGAAATAGAGACAGTGCAAAAGGAAACTATACATCCTagaaaatcatataaaatgaaCAGCTCATGCgcagatattttattgtttgctgCATATAAATGGAGTTGTTCAAGACCCAGTTTACTAGCTGATTCAAAAGACACTATGGATGTTACAACTACACAGAAATATTGGATAGATGTTCAGTTACGATGGGGAGATTACGATTCACATGACATTGAAAGATATGCCAGAGCTAAATTCTTAGATTATACAACTGATAACATGAGTATTTACCCTTCTCCAACTGGTGTcttgattgctattgatttggCCTACAATCTTCATAGTGCTTATGGAAATTGGTTCCCAGGAGCAAAACCTTTAATTCAACAAGCTATGgctaaaataatgaaagctaATCCTGCACTGTATGTGTTACGAGAAAGAATAAGGAAAGGTTTGCAGTTATATTCTTCTGAACCTACTGAGCCTTACTTATCCTCACAAAACTATGGTGAGctcttttcaaatcaaattatttggTTCGTTGATGATACCAATGTGTACAGAGTCACTATCCACAAAACCTTTGAAGGTAATTTGACTACAAAGCCAATAAATGGggcaatttttatattcaatccTCGAACAGgccaattatttttgaaaattattcatactTCAGTATGGGCTGGACAGAAACGTCTAGGACAGTTGGCAAAATGGAAAACTGCTGAAGAAGTTGCTGCATTGATTCGTTCATTGCCAGTGGAAGAGCAGCCTAAGCAAATCATTGTTACCAGAAAAGGCATGTTAGATCCACTTGAAGTACATTTGCTTGATTTTCCAAATATTGTTATCAAAGGTAGTGAACTTCAGTTGCCGTTCCAAGCTTGTTTAAAAGTGGAAAAGTTTGgagatttgattttaaaggCCACTGAACCTCAGATGgttcttttcaatttatatgaTGATTGGCTGAAGACCATATCATCTTATACTGCCTTTTCTCGTTTGATTCTGATATTGAGAGCTTTACATGTGAATAATGAacgaacaaaagttattttaaaacctgaTAAAACTACTGTTACAGAACTCCATCATATTTGGCCCTCCCTGTCTGACGAAGAGTGGATAAAGGTGGAAGTTCAATTGAAAGATTTAATCCTGGCTGATTatggaaaaaagaataatgtaaatGTTGCTTCCTTAACGCAATCAGAGATAAGAGATATAATTTTGGGTATGGAAATATCAGCTCCTTCTGCTCAAAGGCAGCAAATTGCAGAGATTGAGAAGCAAACTAAAGAACAAACACAACTAACTGCTACAACTACTCGCACTATAAATAAACACGGTGATGAAATCATCACTTCAACGACCAGTAATTATGAGAAAGATACATTTGCATCCAAGACAGAATGGCGAGTTCGAGCCATATCAGCAACCAATCTTCATTTGCGAACGAATCATATTTATGTTTCATCTGATGACATCAAAGAAACTGGATATACATATATcctaccaaaaaatattttgaaaaaatttataattgtgtcaGATCTACGAACTCAAATTGCTGGATATTTGTATGGAGTCAGTCCAGCTGATCAACCTCAAGTAAAAGAAATCAGGTGCATTGTTATGGCACCACAATGGGGCACTCACCAGATGGTACATCTACCAAATCTTTTACCGAATCATGAATACTTGCAAGAAATGGAACCCCTCGGTTGGATCCACACTCAACCTAATGAGTTGCCACAACTCTCCCCCCAGGATGTCACTACACATGCCAGCATTATGAATGATAATCCAACTTGGGATGgtgaaaaaactattgttaTAACATGCAGTTTTACACCAGGATCATGCTCTCTTACTGCTTATAAGTTAACTCCTAGTGGCTACGACTGGGGACGTCAAAACACTGATCGAGGAAATAATCCAAAAGGATACTTGCCATCTCATTATGAAAGAGTCCAAATGTTGTTAACTCATCGTTTCCTTGGATTCTTTATGGTTCCTGCCCAAGGTTCCTGGAATTATAATTTCATGGGTGTAAGACATGATGTAGGAATGAAGTATGATTTGCAACTTGCCAATCCCAAAGAATTTTACCATGAACTCCATAGACTCTCACACTTTTTGAACTTTAGTAATATTGAAGATAGTGAAGGTGTTGGTGCAGACAGAGAAGatcatttttcataa